The Saccharopolyspora gloriosae genome has a segment encoding these proteins:
- a CDS encoding TIGR03364 family FAD-dependent oxidoreductase, with translation MRVIVVGGGVLGTMHAWQALERGHEVVQLEREPEARGASVRNFGLVWVSGRAAGPEVEAAQRARDHWERIAESVPGLGFRANGSLTVLRTDGELAVGERFAAGPDAAARGTTLLSPGKARSINPALRGEMRGALWSERDAAVEPRTAQPALRAHLAATGRYRWLPGREVVEVAEGSVRDDHGQRHTADVVVLCTGAVLSGPIRELAPEPPVRRVRLQMMQTAPLDEPLTTSVADGDSLRYYPAYRGAALDELTAAEPQSPVAAEHAMQLLMVQRLDGGLTIGDTHAYEEPFPFDVTEEPYEHLRERVAELLGRPAPEIRRRWAGVYAQCLDGGRLVHREEVAPGVWLVTGPGGRGMTCSPAIAADTATEAGL, from the coding sequence GTGCGAGTAATAGTGGTGGGCGGCGGCGTGCTGGGGACCATGCACGCCTGGCAGGCCCTCGAACGCGGTCATGAAGTGGTCCAGCTCGAACGGGAACCGGAGGCGCGCGGCGCGTCGGTGCGCAACTTCGGGCTCGTCTGGGTCAGCGGCCGGGCCGCCGGGCCGGAGGTGGAAGCGGCGCAGCGCGCCCGAGACCACTGGGAGCGGATCGCCGAGTCGGTGCCGGGCCTCGGATTCCGCGCGAACGGTTCGCTCACCGTGCTCCGAACGGACGGCGAGCTGGCCGTCGGCGAGCGGTTCGCCGCCGGACCGGACGCGGCGGCGCGCGGCACCACGCTGCTCTCCCCCGGCAAGGCGCGGTCGATCAACCCGGCGCTGCGCGGCGAGATGCGCGGCGCGCTGTGGTCGGAGCGCGACGCCGCCGTCGAGCCGCGCACCGCGCAGCCCGCGCTGCGCGCGCACCTGGCGGCGACCGGCCGCTACCGGTGGCTGCCGGGCAGGGAGGTGGTCGAGGTCGCCGAGGGTTCCGTCCGCGACGACCACGGGCAGCGGCACACCGCCGACGTGGTCGTGCTCTGCACGGGAGCCGTGCTCAGCGGCCCGATCCGCGAGCTGGCGCCGGAACCGCCGGTGCGCCGCGTCCGGTTGCAGATGATGCAGACCGCGCCGCTGGACGAGCCGCTGACCACGTCCGTCGCCGACGGCGACAGCCTCCGCTACTACCCGGCCTACCGGGGCGCCGCGCTCGACGAGCTGACCGCAGCGGAGCCGCAGTCCCCGGTCGCCGCCGAGCACGCGATGCAGCTGCTCATGGTCCAGCGCCTCGACGGCGGGCTCACCATCGGCGACACGCACGCCTACGAGGAGCCGTTCCCGTTCGACGTGACCGAGGAGCCCTACGAGCACCTGCGGGAACGGGTGGCGGAGCTGCTCGGGCGGCCCGCACCCGAGATCCGGCGGAGGTGGGCGGGTGTCTACGCGCAGTGCCTCGACGGCGGGCGGCTCGTGCACCGCGAAGAAGTGGCGCCCGGCGTGTGGCTGGTCACCGGCCCCGGTGGCCGCGGCATGACCTGCTCGCCTGCCATCGCGGCGGACACGGCGACGGAGGCGGGGCTGTGA
- a CDS encoding phosphate/phosphite/phosphonate ABC transporter substrate-binding protein — MNKIHRMLALTACAALLSACGPSAADGGSGSDDELVFAAIPSEESQSLRQDYQPVIDLIAAETGKKVVFQQATDYAAVIEGQRAGKIDIAKYGPFSYVLARSKGVPATAVAAQVAEKGVEPGYRSYAITRPDSGITDLAGFRDKQVCFVDPTSTSGHLYPKAGLLQAGVDPEQGTRPVFSGGHDAAALAVAHGDCDAGFAYDTMVDRQLIEKGQLKPGELRVLWRSPVIPSDPVALSDDLDPALREKITRALGEQANSDRLRERGLCAGECPIGDQNGWGFTGVDDSFYDGIRDVCRTTRDEQCS; from the coding sequence ATGAACAAGATCCACCGAATGCTGGCGTTGACCGCCTGCGCCGCGCTGCTCTCGGCGTGCGGCCCGAGCGCCGCCGACGGCGGCTCCGGTTCGGATGACGAGCTGGTGTTCGCCGCCATCCCCAGCGAGGAATCGCAGAGCCTGCGCCAGGACTACCAGCCCGTCATCGACCTGATCGCCGCCGAGACCGGCAAGAAGGTCGTGTTCCAGCAGGCCACCGACTATGCCGCGGTGATCGAGGGTCAGCGCGCAGGGAAGATCGACATCGCGAAGTACGGCCCGTTCTCCTACGTGCTCGCCCGCAGCAAGGGCGTGCCCGCCACCGCGGTCGCCGCGCAGGTCGCGGAGAAGGGCGTCGAGCCGGGCTACCGCTCCTACGCGATCACCCGGCCGGACAGCGGGATCACCGACCTCGCCGGTTTCCGGGACAAGCAGGTCTGCTTCGTCGACCCGACCTCCACCTCCGGGCACCTCTACCCGAAGGCGGGGCTGCTGCAAGCCGGGGTCGACCCGGAGCAGGGCACGCGGCCGGTCTTCAGCGGCGGGCACGACGCGGCGGCGCTGGCCGTCGCGCACGGTGACTGCGACGCCGGGTTCGCCTACGACACGATGGTCGACCGGCAGCTCATCGAGAAGGGCCAGTTGAAGCCGGGTGAGCTCCGAGTGCTGTGGCGCTCGCCGGTGATCCCGTCCGACCCGGTGGCGCTGTCAGACGACCTCGATCCGGCGCTGCGGGAGAAGATCACCCGGGCGCTGGGCGAGCAGGCCAACAGCGATCGCCTGCGGGAACGCGGGCTGTGCGCCGGGGAATGCCCGATCGGCGACCAGAACGGCTGGGGCTTCACCGGCGTCGACGACTCCTTCTACGACGGCATCCGGGACGTGTGCCGCACGACGCGCGACGAGCAGTGCTCATGA
- a CDS encoding MFS transporter, which yields MTHRQILEAMSGLMLALLVAILSSTIVSNALPSILADLGGSQSQYTWVVTSMLLTSTASTPIWGKLSDLFSKKLLYQIAITVFTLGSVLGGFAQTMPQLIGFRAVQGIGMGGLQALIQVVIAAMVSPRERGRYSGYIGAAFAVATVSGPLVGGLIVDTSWLGWRWCFWVTVPIAVIAFIVLGRTLKLPVIKRPVRIDWFGALFLVGGVSLLLVWVSMAGKQFAWASPETAAYVGGGVLALIIAVIIESRFPEPIVPLSMFRNPTVTLATIGTVAVGTAMFGGSVFLGQYFQIARSFTPTHAGLMTLPMVLGLFLSSTISGQIISRGSGKVKPFLIFGSIVLVAGMGLLATMDHTTNLVLVGVYLAMMGIGVGSLMQNLVLTVQNVTTGKNVGSVTSVVTFFRTLGGSAGVSVLGAVLAARVTDYVNEGLTRMGIPAGAGGGAGGGSLDVGALPGPMQEIVRAAYGDAIGDIFFVSACISVVTLLAVVFIKEVPLRSTIESQDEVLAETVDNQPLPVDNSVGQETAPLTRQSGSAQLAGVPHAAAPHFGEPVDNSVGNHSRSWSTTPATNNNGVQGRHLAGDLADGGAGLFVHGSAQDSAGNPVAEVVLTLTDSLGRQVERARTDQDGGYRLDVTHGGTYVLIAAAGTYQPTASMVVVNDRPVRHNVRMFGSGAVAGVVRCGDREISGATVVLTDLRGEVVGSNATGTDGRYEFTDLVGGSYALTATAEGFRPVATPVVVADGESAALDVALQTGAALTGVVRSANLGLPVPDARVTLLDAAGEVVTAVTTDAEGTYAFTDLPDGDYTVIATGYPPVATPLRLDGQRATHDVELGY from the coding sequence ATGACGCATCGCCAGATCCTGGAGGCGATGTCCGGGCTCATGCTGGCCCTGCTGGTCGCCATCCTGAGCTCGACGATCGTGTCCAACGCGCTCCCGAGCATCTTGGCCGACCTCGGCGGTAGCCAGAGCCAGTACACCTGGGTCGTCACGTCGATGCTGCTGACCTCGACGGCCTCCACCCCGATCTGGGGCAAGCTCTCCGACCTGTTCAGCAAGAAGCTGCTGTACCAGATCGCGATCACCGTGTTCACGCTCGGATCGGTCCTCGGCGGCTTCGCGCAGACGATGCCGCAGCTCATCGGTTTCCGCGCCGTGCAGGGCATCGGCATGGGCGGGTTGCAGGCGCTGATCCAGGTCGTGATCGCCGCCATGGTCTCGCCGCGGGAACGCGGTCGCTACAGCGGCTACATCGGTGCGGCCTTCGCGGTCGCCACGGTCAGCGGACCGCTGGTCGGCGGGCTCATCGTGGACACCTCCTGGCTCGGCTGGCGCTGGTGCTTCTGGGTGACCGTGCCGATCGCCGTGATCGCGTTCATCGTGCTCGGCCGCACGCTGAAGCTGCCGGTGATCAAGCGGCCGGTGCGCATCGACTGGTTCGGCGCGCTGTTCCTCGTCGGCGGCGTGAGCCTGCTGCTGGTGTGGGTGTCGATGGCGGGCAAGCAGTTCGCCTGGGCCTCGCCGGAGACCGCCGCCTACGTCGGCGGCGGGGTGCTCGCACTGATCATCGCGGTGATCATCGAGTCCCGGTTCCCCGAACCGATCGTGCCGCTGAGCATGTTCCGCAACCCCACGGTGACGCTGGCGACCATCGGCACCGTCGCGGTCGGTACCGCCATGTTCGGCGGCTCGGTGTTCCTCGGCCAGTACTTCCAGATCGCCCGCAGCTTCACCCCCACCCACGCCGGGTTGATGACGTTGCCGATGGTGCTGGGGCTGTTCCTGTCCTCCACCATCTCCGGCCAGATCATCTCCCGCGGCAGCGGCAAGGTGAAGCCGTTCCTGATCTTCGGCTCCATCGTGCTGGTGGCGGGCATGGGCCTGCTGGCGACCATGGACCACACCACGAACCTCGTGCTCGTCGGCGTGTACCTGGCGATGATGGGCATCGGCGTCGGCTCGCTGATGCAGAACCTGGTGCTGACCGTGCAGAACGTCACCACCGGCAAGAACGTCGGTTCGGTGACCTCGGTCGTCACGTTCTTCCGCACGCTCGGCGGCTCGGCCGGTGTGTCCGTGCTCGGCGCGGTGCTGGCCGCGCGGGTCACCGACTACGTCAACGAGGGGCTCACCCGGATGGGCATCCCCGCCGGAGCCGGTGGCGGCGCGGGCGGCGGCTCGCTGGACGTCGGTGCGCTGCCAGGGCCGATGCAGGAGATCGTGCGCGCCGCCTACGGCGACGCCATCGGGGACATCTTCTTCGTCTCCGCCTGCATCTCGGTCGTCACGCTGCTGGCCGTGGTGTTCATCAAGGAGGTCCCGCTGCGCAGCACCATCGAATCCCAGGACGAGGTGCTCGCGGAAACTGTGGACAACCAACCGCTCCCTGTGGACAACTCGGTCGGCCAGGAGACTGCGCCGCTCACTCGCCAAAGTGGTTCTGCGCAGCTTGCGGGGGTGCCGCACGCAGCGGCCCCACACTTCGGCGAGCCTGTGGACAACTCTGTGGGCAACCACTCCCGTTCCTGGTCAACGACGCCCGCGACGAACAACAACGGTGTCCAGGGGCGCCATCTGGCGGGCGACCTCGCCGACGGTGGCGCGGGACTGTTCGTGCACGGCTCGGCACAGGACTCCGCGGGCAACCCGGTCGCCGAGGTGGTGCTGACGCTGACCGATTCGCTCGGCAGGCAGGTCGAACGCGCCCGCACCGATCAGGACGGCGGCTACCGGCTCGACGTCACCCACGGCGGGACCTACGTGCTCATCGCCGCCGCAGGCACCTACCAGCCGACCGCCTCGATGGTCGTGGTCAACGACCGCCCGGTGCGGCACAACGTGCGGATGTTCGGTTCCGGTGCCGTCGCGGGCGTCGTGCGCTGCGGAGACCGCGAGATCTCCGGTGCCACCGTGGTGCTCACCGACCTGCGCGGTGAGGTCGTGGGCTCGAACGCCACCGGCACCGACGGGCGCTACGAGTTCACCGATCTCGTCGGCGGCTCCTACGCGCTGACCGCGACCGCCGAAGGGTTCCGTCCCGTCGCCACCCCGGTCGTCGTCGCCGACGGCGAAAGCGCCGCGCTCGACGTGGCGTTGCAGACCGGCGCGGCGCTGACCGGGGTCGTGCGCTCGGCGAACCTCGGCCTTCCGGTGCCGGACGCGCGGGTCACGCTGCTCGACGCCGCTGGTGAGGTCGTCACCGCCGTCACCACCGACGCCGAGGGCACCTACGCGTTCACCGACCTGCCCGACGGCGACTACACGGTCATCGCCACCGGTTACCCGCCGGTCGCGACACCGCTGCGGCTCGACGGGCAGCGCGCCACGCACGACGTCGAGTTGGGGTACTGA
- a CDS encoding GntR family transcriptional regulator encodes MPCVRDESRPPHRAGEPVRGGIPEHGRVPRYYEVKASLVALVEELGEGASLPPERELAERYGVSRVTLRQAVGELVLEGRLQRRQGSRSVVAPPKLVQPLALVSYTEGVRSRGLRPSRLLVTSEVVAADPELAADLRIEAGADVLHIERVLMADGERIGLKSTYLPAARFPGLPAEFEPDSSLYAFLGERYGVVFAEARERVETVLSTPREALLLGTNPSLPMMLIHRVSQGADGLPIERVRSLFRGDRFSFEAHLRAD; translated from the coding sequence CTGCCGTGCGTGCGCGACGAGTCGAGACCGCCGCATCGAGCGGGCGAGCCGGTGCGGGGCGGTATCCCGGAGCACGGCCGGGTGCCGCGCTACTACGAGGTGAAGGCGAGCCTGGTCGCGCTCGTGGAGGAGCTGGGCGAAGGCGCGTCGCTCCCGCCTGAACGCGAGCTGGCCGAGCGCTACGGCGTGTCCCGCGTGACGTTGCGGCAGGCCGTGGGCGAGCTGGTGCTGGAAGGCCGGTTGCAGCGCAGGCAGGGCAGCCGGAGCGTGGTCGCCCCGCCGAAGCTGGTGCAGCCGCTGGCACTGGTCAGCTACACCGAAGGCGTCCGCAGCAGGGGGCTGCGGCCGAGTCGCCTGCTGGTCACCTCCGAGGTCGTCGCCGCTGATCCCGAACTCGCCGCGGACCTGCGCATCGAGGCGGGCGCCGACGTGCTGCACATCGAGCGGGTGCTGATGGCCGATGGGGAACGGATCGGTTTGAAGTCGACTTATCTGCCCGCGGCGCGCTTTCCCGGGCTGCCTGCGGAGTTCGAGCCGGACAGCTCGTTGTACGCGTTCCTCGGCGAGCGGTACGGCGTCGTGTTCGCGGAGGCCCGCGAGCGGGTGGAGACGGTGCTGTCCACGCCGCGCGAGGCGCTGCTGCTCGGTACCAACCCTTCGTTGCCGATGATGCTGATCCACCGCGTGTCGCAGGGCGCCGACGGGCTGCCGATCGAGCGGGTGCGGTCGCTGTTCCGCGGTGACCGGTTCAGCTTCGAAGCCCACTTGCGGGCCGACTGA
- the phnC gene encoding phosphonate ABC transporter ATP-binding protein, protein MTAIEFDDVRKEFGRDLVALDGVSVTVRAGEIAVLLGLSGSGKSTLLRHVDGLHRPTSGRVTVLGTDVAALGGAELRRLRRRVGFVFQQFHLVGAMSVLENVCTGALGSLRGPRLGLPTYPKRVRWAGLEQLERVGLRDHAFQRADTLSGGQQQRAAVARALIQRPEVLLADEPVASLDPESAAQVMRLISDIARQDGLTVLCSLHQVDLALSWGDRVIGLRGGSVVLDTPVDGLGREAAMSVYTSLEHVGAAT, encoded by the coding sequence ATGACCGCCATCGAGTTCGACGACGTGCGCAAGGAGTTCGGGCGCGACCTGGTCGCCCTGGACGGGGTGTCGGTGACCGTGCGAGCCGGGGAGATCGCGGTGCTGCTGGGCCTGTCCGGCTCCGGCAAGTCCACGCTGCTGCGGCACGTGGACGGTCTGCACCGGCCGACGTCCGGTCGCGTCACGGTGCTCGGCACCGATGTGGCGGCGCTCGGCGGAGCCGAGCTGCGGCGGCTGCGGCGGCGCGTCGGCTTTGTGTTCCAGCAGTTCCACCTGGTCGGGGCGATGAGCGTGCTGGAGAACGTGTGCACCGGGGCGCTCGGCTCGCTGCGCGGTCCCCGGCTCGGGCTGCCCACCTATCCGAAGCGGGTGCGCTGGGCGGGATTGGAACAACTGGAACGGGTCGGGCTGCGCGACCACGCGTTCCAGCGGGCCGACACGCTCTCCGGCGGCCAGCAGCAGCGGGCCGCGGTGGCGCGGGCGCTCATCCAACGGCCGGAGGTGCTGCTCGCCGACGAGCCGGTGGCCTCGCTCGATCCCGAGTCCGCCGCGCAGGTGATGCGGCTGATCAGCGACATCGCCCGGCAGGACGGGCTGACGGTGCTGTGCAGCCTGCACCAGGTCGACCTGGCGCTGTCCTGGGGCGACCGGGTGATCGGGTTGCGCGGCGGCTCGGTAGTGCTGGACACGCCGGTCGACGGTCTCGGTCGCGAGGCGGCCATGTCGGTCTACACGAGCCTGGAGCACGTGGGGGCCGCGACGTGA
- the phnE gene encoding phosphonate ABC transporter, permease protein PhnE — protein sequence MTAQLSARPSLARPRPRPGRVGAAPVLLALLGAGVWAVADLRLNLATLIDSAGNAADFLARTVPLDFPPVGELLAMCGRTLAIVVTATVLASLLSGVIAVFAAVNTTPGRVTRHGARGLIVAARAVPDVVLAIVFFRVFGFGGLTGVLAMGLHSIGMIGKLYADAIEHLDEGPRTAIRAAGGGRVQELAAGVLPQVLPSFIATSLHRLDINLRVSVVLGFVGVGGIGMEIAHALGELDYQRGMALALVVLALCVVVELLSGALRRALLGGRPRAVPRGSGISVPWTFARVRAASYLVLAVASLVAAVWGAGISGGQFARAVTDLGPALALFWPPETGGIFGELLAELLVTIKIALAATLLGAVLALPIGALAAENVAPNRAVARTFRGIVLAVRGIPELVLAIIFVVITGLGAVAGALALAVGAVGLLGKLVADSLEEVDRDVEQAVRATGASRTQVFFAATLPQAVPAFLAHVLYQLDTNVRSATLLGLVGAGGIGFYLLNASRVLEFGVVTTVLLLSFGVVLLIELLALWLRKALR from the coding sequence GTGACGGCGCAGCTCTCGGCGCGCCCCTCGCTTGCCCGTCCGCGACCGCGACCCGGTCGCGTCGGCGCGGCACCGGTGCTGCTCGCGCTGCTCGGTGCCGGAGTGTGGGCGGTCGCCGACCTGCGGCTCAACTTGGCGACGCTGATCGACAGCGCGGGCAACGCCGCCGACTTCCTCGCCCGCACGGTGCCGCTGGACTTCCCGCCGGTGGGCGAGCTGCTGGCGATGTGCGGTCGGACGCTGGCCATCGTGGTGACCGCGACCGTGCTCGCCAGTCTGCTCAGCGGGGTGATCGCGGTGTTCGCGGCGGTGAACACGACACCGGGCAGGGTGACTCGGCACGGTGCCCGCGGGCTGATCGTCGCGGCGCGGGCGGTGCCGGACGTCGTGCTGGCGATCGTGTTCTTCCGGGTGTTCGGCTTCGGCGGGCTGACCGGAGTGCTGGCGATGGGACTGCACTCGATCGGCATGATCGGCAAGCTCTACGCCGACGCCATCGAGCACCTCGACGAAGGCCCGCGCACCGCGATCCGGGCCGCGGGCGGCGGGCGCGTGCAGGAGTTGGCGGCCGGCGTGCTGCCGCAGGTGCTGCCTTCGTTCATCGCGACCTCGCTGCACCGGCTGGACATCAACCTGCGGGTGTCGGTGGTGCTCGGGTTCGTCGGGGTCGGCGGCATCGGCATGGAGATCGCGCACGCCCTCGGCGAGCTCGACTACCAGCGGGGAATGGCGTTGGCGCTGGTGGTGCTCGCGCTGTGCGTGGTCGTGGAGCTGCTGTCCGGGGCGTTGCGGCGAGCATTGCTCGGCGGCCGCCCGCGCGCGGTGCCGCGCGGATCCGGCATTTCGGTGCCGTGGACGTTCGCGCGGGTACGCGCGGCGAGCTACCTGGTGCTCGCGGTGGCGTCGCTGGTGGCAGCGGTGTGGGGTGCGGGGATTTCGGGTGGCCAGTTCGCTCGTGCGGTCACCGACCTCGGCCCGGCGCTGGCGCTGTTCTGGCCGCCGGAGACCGGCGGGATCTTCGGCGAGCTGCTGGCCGAACTGCTGGTGACCATCAAGATCGCGTTGGCCGCGACGTTGCTGGGCGCGGTGCTCGCCCTGCCGATCGGTGCGCTCGCCGCCGAGAACGTCGCGCCGAACCGCGCGGTCGCCCGGACGTTCCGCGGGATCGTGCTGGCCGTTCGGGGGATCCCGGAGCTGGTGCTGGCGATCATCTTCGTGGTGATCACCGGGCTGGGTGCGGTCGCGGGCGCGCTGGCGCTCGCCGTGGGCGCGGTCGGCCTGCTCGGCAAGCTGGTCGCGGACTCGCTGGAGGAGGTGGACCGCGACGTCGAGCAGGCGGTGCGCGCGACCGGCGCGTCCCGCACGCAGGTGTTCTTCGCGGCGACGCTGCCGCAGGCGGTGCCCGCGTTCCTCGCGCACGTGCTCTACCAGCTCGACACCAACGTCCGGTCGGCCACGCTGCTCGGCCTGGTGGGCGCGGGAGGCATCGGCTTCTACCTGCTCAACGCGTCGAGAGTGCTGGAGTTCGGGGTGGTCACGACGGTGCTGCTGCTGTCGTTCGGCGTTGTGCTGCTCATCGAGCTGCTCGCGTTGTGGCTGCGCAAGGCGCTGCGGTGA
- a CDS encoding zinc-binding dehydrogenase — protein sequence MTARAAVWDGERFLLREFAHPELGAGEVLVRVRMATICGSDLHTLRGDRPTPLPAVLGHEAVGEVVAAGPAARTRSGASVEPGMRLTWTIGTACGSCARCRRGLPQKCTEQHKYGHAACTDAWALNGGFADHCHLLAGTGLVEVPPDVPDAVITPANCATATVVGAVHRADPDPAGVVVVQGCGMLGLTAVAYLRHLGVRSIVACDPDAGRRDAAGAFGAAEVTGPDGAAAAVRRLSGGEGAVAVLELSGSNAAIRSSWELLAIGGHLALVGSVSPADPVGLSAESVVRRLLTVSGSHNYGADDLVSAVDFLARGARHADFAALVPRSFPLGEVDAAVAFAERARVPRVALVP from the coding sequence GTGACGGCGCGGGCGGCGGTGTGGGACGGGGAGCGCTTCCTGCTCCGGGAGTTCGCGCATCCGGAGCTCGGGGCGGGCGAAGTGCTGGTGCGGGTTCGGATGGCGACGATCTGCGGCAGCGACCTGCACACGCTGCGCGGTGATCGGCCCACTCCGTTGCCCGCGGTGCTCGGGCATGAGGCCGTCGGTGAGGTGGTGGCCGCCGGTCCGGCGGCGCGCACTCGTTCCGGTGCATCCGTCGAGCCGGGGATGCGGCTCACCTGGACGATCGGCACCGCGTGCGGGAGCTGCGCGCGGTGCCGCCGCGGGTTGCCGCAGAAGTGCACGGAGCAGCACAAGTACGGGCACGCCGCCTGCACGGACGCGTGGGCGCTCAACGGCGGATTCGCCGATCACTGCCACCTGCTCGCGGGGACCGGCCTCGTCGAGGTGCCTCCGGACGTGCCGGACGCGGTGATCACCCCGGCGAACTGCGCCACCGCGACGGTGGTCGGCGCGGTGCACCGCGCCGACCCGGATCCGGCGGGCGTGGTCGTGGTGCAGGGCTGCGGGATGCTCGGCCTGACCGCCGTCGCCTACCTGCGGCATCTCGGTGTGCGCTCGATCGTGGCGTGCGACCCGGACGCCGGCCGCCGCGACGCGGCCGGTGCGTTCGGTGCCGCCGAGGTGACCGGCCCGGACGGTGCCGCGGCGGCGGTCCGGCGGCTCAGCGGTGGGGAGGGTGCGGTGGCCGTGCTCGAACTGTCCGGCAGCAACGCGGCGATCCGCTCTTCGTGGGAGTTGCTGGCCATCGGCGGCCACCTGGCGCTGGTGGGGTCGGTGTCGCCTGCCGACCCGGTGGGGTTGAGCGCCGAGTCGGTGGTGCGGCGGCTGCTCACCGTCAGCGGCTCGCACAACTACGGCGCGGACGATCTGGTCTCGGCCGTCGACTTCCTCGCCCGCGGCGCCCGGCACGCCGACTTCGCGGCGCTGGTCCCGCGTTCCTTCCCGCTCGGCGAAGTGGACGCTGCGGTGGCGTTCGCCGAGCGGGCTCGTGTCCCGCGGGTGGCTCTGGTGCCGTAG
- a CDS encoding MarR family winged helix-turn-helix transcriptional regulator yields MIERIETPADSPATGSGRTEDRERRGAAEAVERELVMMFRRARNFSMTVASQVHPDLDPASYSLLLMVDDAGSLRGMDVADRTGLDKSTVSRQIATLVELDLLERVPDPDDGRARRIQLSASGRSRLAQVRKQRRKHMHGEFAHWSTTDLQDLSRLLSQLNRMF; encoded by the coding sequence GTGATCGAGCGGATCGAGACGCCGGCGGACAGTCCGGCGACGGGTTCCGGCAGGACCGAAGACCGGGAACGGCGAGGTGCGGCCGAAGCGGTCGAACGCGAGCTGGTGATGATGTTCCGGCGTGCCCGCAACTTCTCGATGACGGTGGCCTCGCAGGTGCATCCCGACCTCGACCCGGCCTCCTACAGCCTGCTGCTGATGGTCGACGACGCCGGATCGCTGCGCGGCATGGACGTCGCGGACCGCACCGGGCTGGACAAGTCCACGGTGAGCAGGCAGATCGCGACCCTCGTCGAGCTGGACCTGCTGGAACGGGTACCGGACCCGGACGACGGCAGAGCGCGGCGCATCCAGCTGTCCGCCTCCGGCCGCTCCCGGCTGGCCCAGGTCCGCAAGCAGCGGCGCAAGCACATGCACGGCGAGTTCGCCCACTGGTCCACCACGGACCTCCAAGACCTCTCCCGCCTGCTGTCCCAGCTCAACCGGATGTTCTGA
- a CDS encoding MarR family winged helix-turn-helix transcriptional regulator codes for MGPTPETCSELLRPLRALLGLKQVAVQNLNQHAQTDLPYAASGLLGELVHCGESRASDLAAHRIVDASVVSRQVSQLEHAGLISRRADPQDRRVSLLRATEEGEQALARIEQHRAEWLSEALRDWDETKVRDLAELLGVAAADIRRAVLPEEQHADTSHLAAKRPVPADDRRPDASSQKGIR; via the coding sequence GTGGGACCGACGCCGGAAACGTGCAGCGAACTGCTGCGGCCCCTCCGCGCGCTGCTGGGCCTCAAGCAGGTCGCGGTGCAGAACCTCAACCAACACGCCCAGACCGACCTGCCCTACGCGGCGAGCGGACTGCTCGGTGAGCTCGTGCACTGTGGGGAGTCACGAGCCTCCGACCTCGCCGCGCATCGCATCGTGGACGCCTCCGTGGTCAGCCGACAGGTCTCCCAGCTCGAACACGCCGGGCTGATCAGCCGCCGCGCCGACCCCCAAGACCGCCGGGTCTCCCTGCTGCGCGCCACCGAAGAAGGCGAGCAGGCGCTGGCCCGCATCGAACAACACCGCGCCGAGTGGCTCAGCGAAGCGCTGCGCGACTGGGACGAGACGAAAGTGCGCGACCTGGCCGAGCTGCTCGGCGTCGCCGCCGCCGACATCCGTCGGGCGGTGCTGCCCGAAGAGCAGCACGCCGATACCTCGCACCTGGCCGCCAAGCGGCCGGTGCCCGCCGATGACCGACGCCCCGACGCGTCGTCGCAGAAAGGAATTCGATGA
- a CDS encoding phosphonatase-like hydrolase — protein sequence MSGGIELAVLDMAGTTVADGGLVEQAFTAAITEVGVPGREFPAMLDHVHRTMGESKIVVFRALLDEQRAQRANRAFETAYADLVGSGACTEIPGAAETIRLLRADGIKVALSTGFSPETQDRILAALGWHGLADLTLSPAEAGRGRPYPDMVLTAVLRLGVTDVRRVAVVGDTAYDVLSGLRAGASVVAGVRTGAHDRDVLLGAGAGHCLDSINDLPELLAGKEHSR from the coding sequence GTGAGCGGCGGAATCGAACTCGCCGTGCTGGACATGGCGGGTACCACGGTGGCCGACGGCGGACTGGTCGAGCAGGCGTTCACCGCGGCCATCACCGAGGTGGGCGTCCCGGGACGGGAGTTCCCGGCGATGCTGGACCACGTCCACCGCACGATGGGCGAGTCGAAGATCGTCGTCTTCCGCGCCCTGCTGGACGAGCAGCGCGCGCAGCGGGCCAACCGCGCGTTCGAGACCGCTTACGCCGACCTGGTCGGATCCGGGGCGTGCACCGAGATCCCCGGCGCCGCCGAGACCATCCGCCTGCTGCGCGCCGATGGCATCAAGGTCGCGTTGAGCACCGGCTTCTCTCCGGAAACCCAGGATCGGATCCTTGCTGCGCTCGGTTGGCACGGACTGGCCGACCTGACGCTCAGCCCCGCCGAGGCCGGCCGGGGGCGGCCCTACCCCGACATGGTGCTCACCGCCGTGCTCCGGCTCGGCGTGACGGACGTCCGACGTGTCGCCGTGGTCGGCGACACCGCTTATGACGTGCTCTCCGGCCTGCGTGCCGGTGCCTCCGTAGTCGCGGGAGTGCGCACCGGCGCGCACGACCGCGACGTCCTGCTCGGCGCCGGAGCCGGGCACTGCCTCGACTCGATCAACGACCTGCCGGAGCTGCTGGCCGGGAAGGAGCATTCCCGATGA